The Methanofervidicoccus sp. A16 genome has a segment encoding these proteins:
- a CDS encoding PHP domain-containing protein, producing the protein MEKEYSKGDLHIHTKYSGIMKYMGLKFPDSVEEPRNVMKYAKKKGLSVIAVTDHNTIRGGLETQKLEREFGVEVVVGSEIMTKDGEVIGLYLNEEIPKGLSAEETIELIHEQGGLAIAPHPYSPICHALGDKIFQLDLDGVEVFNAYHRDGIINNIALEKVMENYHKKPVAFIGNSDAHLAKMVGNGRTYFEGTSKDDLYKAIVNRKTTYGGSPTPLWDIILWSYKIVYESEKKLLKSLFFRNELDIPFYKKILAMFSGLLYIGTPLPFISGILGNYYLKRKAKSKLKEVHI; encoded by the coding sequence ATGGAGAAGGAGTATTCAAAGGGAGATCTACATATCCACACCAAATATTCAGGTATAATGAAGTATATGGGGTTGAAGTTTCCAGACTCTGTAGAGGAACCTAGGAACGTTATGAAGTACGCCAAGAAAAAGGGTCTCAGTGTTATAGCAGTTACAGATCACAATACAATAAGGGGAGGGCTGGAGACTCAGAAACTTGAGAGGGAGTTTGGGGTAGAGGTTGTTGTTGGAAGCGAGATAATGACTAAGGATGGGGAAGTTATAGGATTGTACTTAAATGAGGAGATTCCTAAGGGACTCTCTGCAGAGGAGACTATAGAGTTGATCCATGAACAGGGAGGTTTAGCAATAGCACCTCATCCCTACAGTCCTATCTGTCATGCCCTGGGAGATAAGATATTTCAGTTGGATCTAGACGGTGTAGAGGTATTTAACGCCTACCACAGAGACGGCATAATTAACAACATAGCCCTTGAAAAGGTTATGGAAAACTACCACAAGAAACCTGTTGCCTTCATAGGAAATAGTGATGCACATTTGGCAAAGATGGTAGGTAATGGACGTACCTACTTCGAGGGAACCTCTAAGGACGACCTCTATAAAGCAATTGTAAATAGAAAAACTACCTACGGCGGTAGTCCTACACCTCTCTGGGATATAATACTCTGGAGTTATAAGATAGTCTACGAATCTGAGAAGAAACTTCTTAAATCTCTGTTCTTTAGGAATGAGTTAGATATACCGTTTTATAAGAAGATCCTTGCAATGTTCAGTGGATTGCTGTATATCGGTACTCCTCTACCTTTTATCTCAGGGATCCTTGGTAACTACTACCTCAAGAGGAAGGCTAAGAGCAAGTTAAAGGAGGTGCATATTTAA
- the mtnA gene encoding S-methyl-5-thioribose-1-phosphate isomerase: MEKDTLKPIIWDDKNSQLILIDQRKLPHKLEYFICNNYEDVAFAIEDMVVRGAPAIGISAAYGMALAEIKGEDIEKAYHRLKNTRPTAVNLFWALDRCMKAYNSNRSILDEAKLIHEEDKKVCRRIGEIGERVIEDGDTVLTHCNAGALATSAYGTALSVIRFAHYRGKNIKVIVDETRPRLQGAKLTSFELKYEGIPAKIITDNTAGFLMKRGMIDKVIVGADRVLRDYTVFNKIGTYSLAILAKYHNIPFYVASPTSTFDSKSSIEDVIIEERDEREVLYIDGVRIAPEGMGAYNYAFDITPFELITGIITEKEIIYNEEDSRIKG, encoded by the coding sequence ATGGAAAAAGATACTCTAAAACCTATAATATGGGATGATAAAAACAGTCAACTTATCCTCATAGATCAGAGAAAACTGCCCCATAAGTTGGAGTACTTCATATGTAATAACTACGAGGACGTTGCCTTTGCCATCGAGGATATGGTTGTAAGGGGCGCCCCTGCAATAGGGATAAGTGCAGCCTACGGGATGGCACTTGCAGAGATAAAGGGAGAGGATATTGAAAAAGCGTATCATAGGTTAAAAAACACGAGACCTACTGCTGTAAATCTATTCTGGGCTTTGGATAGGTGTATGAAGGCTTACAATAGCAACAGATCCATCCTTGATGAGGCGAAACTTATCCATGAAGAGGATAAAAAGGTATGTAGGAGGATAGGTGAAATAGGGGAGAGGGTTATTGAGGATGGAGATACTGTACTAACCCACTGTAACGCTGGAGCCCTTGCAACCTCTGCCTATGGAACTGCCCTAAGTGTTATAAGGTTTGCACACTATAGAGGAAAAAATATAAAGGTTATAGTTGATGAAACGAGGCCAAGATTACAGGGAGCAAAGTTGACAAGTTTCGAATTAAAGTATGAGGGAATCCCAGCGAAGATAATAACTGATAATACAGCAGGTTTTTTGATGAAAAGAGGGATGATAGATAAGGTTATAGTTGGAGCAGATAGAGTTTTAAGGGATTATACAGTTTTCAATAAGATAGGTACCTATTCCCTGGCTATACTTGCCAAATATCATAACATACCCTTCTATGTAGCCTCTCCAACATCAACCTTTGACTCTAAGAGTTCTATAGAGGATGTGATAATCGAGGAGAGGGATGAGAGGGAGGTACTCTATATAGATGGAGTGAGGATAGCACCTGAAGGTATGGGAGCCTACAACTACGCATTTGATATAACTCCCTTTGAGTTGATCACCGGGATCATTACAGAGAAGGAGATAATATACAACGAAGAGGATAGTAGGATAAAGGGTTAG
- a CDS encoding NAD(P)H-hydrate dehydratase, with protein sequence MDNLEIFYKLLREYYSKKFREYITPKEMNIVDNNCEYLGIPKILLMENAGKSVAEGVSKYLRRDSKNRVYVFCGLGNNGGDGFAAVRHLTDYCSFEDTLTVVLLGREEFIKTYEAGENFKILKNIVQLDFRLDIREAPCIEGILEVIGEIENNREDNIIVIDALLGTGIKGELREPFKTLVDSLNRLRCKGNVKIVSVDVETKGLKGDLIVTFHRNKMENDVNKTVIKKIGIPTVAHYVVGWGDMYALSKRDPNSHKGENGKVLVVGGSKRYFGAPILSALASSKIVDLTTVVSVKPTIEALRNYPHLIGYEVEGDYLGGDCIDEVVELSRGYDVVILGSGLGTNDDTKEFVNGYLNEIGDKKVVIDADAIKVIDYRDFEFKENFIFTPHRREFEYMGIDLEDPTSLEDIKSTILLKGRYDIVFNSEKIKINKTGNVGMTVGGTGDVLCGIVGALFSKNDGFISACCGVYINGYAGDMLLSEKGYYYTPMDLIECIPKVLSMFK encoded by the coding sequence ATGGATAATTTAGAGATATTCTACAAACTTTTAAGGGAGTACTACAGTAAGAAATTTAGGGAGTATATCACTCCAAAGGAAATGAATATAGTAGATAACAACTGTGAATACTTAGGCATTCCTAAGATACTTCTAATGGAAAATGCTGGAAAATCTGTTGCAGAGGGGGTTTCAAAGTATCTAAGGAGGGACTCTAAAAATAGAGTATACGTATTCTGTGGTCTTGGGAATAATGGGGGAGATGGGTTTGCAGCAGTCCGTCATCTAACAGATTACTGTAGTTTTGAGGATACTTTAACAGTTGTACTCCTTGGGAGAGAGGAGTTTATAAAAACCTACGAGGCAGGGGAGAACTTTAAGATACTGAAAAATATAGTTCAGTTAGATTTTAGACTTGATATTAGAGAGGCGCCATGTATAGAAGGGATATTGGAAGTAATAGGAGAGATTGAGAATAACAGAGAGGATAATATAATCGTTATAGACGCCCTCCTTGGAACTGGCATTAAGGGGGAACTTAGGGAGCCCTTTAAAACCTTAGTAGATAGCCTAAATAGATTAAGATGTAAAGGGAATGTTAAAATAGTATCTGTAGATGTTGAGACTAAGGGATTAAAAGGAGATTTAATAGTAACCTTCCACAGGAACAAGATGGAGAATGACGTTAATAAAACGGTAATTAAAAAGATCGGCATTCCTACAGTAGCCCACTATGTGGTAGGTTGGGGAGATATGTACGCCCTCTCTAAGAGGGATCCTAATTCCCATAAAGGTGAGAATGGGAAGGTCTTAGTAGTAGGAGGTTCTAAGAGGTACTTTGGTGCACCGATACTCTCTGCATTGGCATCCTCAAAGATCGTAGATCTAACAACAGTAGTTTCAGTTAAACCTACCATAGAGGCTCTGAGGAATTATCCTCATCTTATAGGTTATGAGGTTGAGGGAGATTATTTAGGTGGAGATTGTATAGATGAGGTTGTGGAACTCTCCAGAGGTTATGATGTAGTAATTCTGGGAAGTGGTTTAGGGACAAATGATGATACTAAAGAGTTTGTAAATGGATATCTGAATGAGATCGGAGATAAGAAGGTAGTGATAGATGCAGACGCTATAAAGGTTATAGACTACAGGGATTTTGAGTTTAAGGAGAACTTTATATTTACTCCTCACAGGAGGGAGTTTGAGTATATGGGAATAGATCTTGAAGATCCTACTTCGTTGGAGGATATAAAATCCACCATACTCTTAAAGGGTAGATACGACATAGTTTTTAACAGTGAAAAGATAAAGATAAACAAAACTGGTAATGTAGGGATGACTGTAGGAGGTACTGGAGATGTACTCTGTGGTATAGTGGGTGCTCTCTTCTCTAAGAATGATGGGTTTATCTCTGCATGTTGTGGAGTTTATATAAATGGATATGCAGGGGATATGCTGTTAAGTGAAAAGGGATACTACTACACACCTATGGATCTCATAGAGTGTATTCCCAAGGTACTAAGTATGTTTAAATAG